A region from the Paludicola sp. MB14-C6 genome encodes:
- the pilM gene encoding pilus assembly protein PilM, whose protein sequence is MKVSIDIGAQNISIVQGMQQGKKIIVKNTVKVKTPPFIIKDGEILNVELLYDVLKNALHNNKIKGTKVNININSTTIITRELVIPKTPKRQAIQIISNEMFQARNLTLPYVVDYIVTDVLKEKSITKHKVLAVAIPQSIVEGYIKLCQMLNFSKSNINLEFNCIYKTIAIQPAIASKDKPIIIASVGTNNGIFLIIEKGKIVYSKTIALNISKYLNLTSDKKTIDYTKVDLTTTVSENQKKLVESFVYDIAQEFSKMIQFQFSRSHFTTIDDIYLIGAITNAGGVEKRIANLLDTKIKTISKPYCIKTKLNFKYSQYVSTIGGLIDLH, encoded by the coding sequence ATAATTGTTAAAAATACAGTAAAAGTAAAAACTCCACCGTTTATTATTAAAGATGGTGAAATTCTAAATGTTGAATTGCTGTATGATGTGCTTAAAAATGCACTACATAATAATAAAATAAAAGGAACTAAGGTTAATATCAATATTAATAGTACAACGATTATTACTCGAGAGTTGGTTATACCTAAAACGCCAAAGCGACAAGCAATACAAATTATTTCTAACGAAATGTTTCAAGCAAGAAATCTAACGCTGCCATACGTGGTTGATTACATAGTTACGGATGTATTGAAAGAAAAGAGTATAACGAAACATAAAGTGTTGGCGGTAGCAATTCCTCAAAGTATTGTTGAAGGTTATATAAAGCTATGCCAAATGCTAAACTTTTCAAAATCAAATATAAATCTTGAGTTTAATTGTATATATAAAACAATAGCAATTCAACCAGCAATAGCATCAAAAGATAAGCCCATTATTATTGCAAGTGTTGGAACAAATAACGGAATATTTCTCATTATTGAAAAAGGAAAAATTGTTTATTCTAAAACAATAGCTTTAAATATATCAAAATATTTGAATTTAACTAGCGATAAAAAAACCATAGATTATACAAAAGTTGATTTAACAACAACTGTCAGTGAAAATCAAAAAAAATTGGTAGAAAGCTTTGTTTATGATATTGCACAAGAATTTTCCAAAATGATTCAATTTCAATTTTCCAGAAGTCATTTTACAACAATTGATGATATTTATTTAATCGGTGCAATTACCAATGCTGGTGGAGTAGAAAAGCGAATAGCAAATCTACTTGATACCAAAATTAAAACAATTTCTAAACCATATTGTATCAAAACCAAGCTGAATTTTAAATACAGCCAGTATGTTTCCACTATTGGTGGACTAATTGATTTGCATTAG
- a CDS encoding DUF7305 domain-containing protein: MANVTHILSSKKGSSLVVVIVVFTIVIVLGTSILSVASYSYHNSIYYHQKQQAELTARSVMDSVLAQLENTATCAPISQKLQSNPGTAIEAKVDGVIVNGVTDNNMGCADVTMQFDAATKKVKIVVLAKVNDVSSKLQVLLKQEDSMIDPTKFVLFSTYNSLLGRGITINGNVLFSGSTHINSSIINGNLLNVGGFMMSNSTLNGYATVKNSYSNIMMSSSKINGKFFTDLTIASSGYGSSNFPINSVNPPITTPSAIKESFGMTESEVGIDDAIAPEIRTIGQNYITFVPYTYANLYDGTRIDYLNQEVLLVNGTLIDFKDSHNKGNVNFGNGYKANFDNKTFITKEKNIFDFKVNKLFFNNADGSVKASVSMSNYICGEKSFSLNDVCISSDGSYMIKPKRLTDLASTHNITSSCAIKRNITGTNIIDTTSGDIKIFADDGMSFAANSKLKIVGPNNVYIFLGNKPVPAGEATVQVENNSYIGEISGEDPANPEKTQTQLYIIGADNMTMDLSGTARFKGVAYFPGQFSNYQERGAIACSNFKIQGSIVAGSVTLTNGNRYQYVPNKKDPFFISALRRDKYFMKVDPNKASWVVDKYGK; this comes from the coding sequence GTGGCAAATGTGACTCATATTTTAAGTTCTAAAAAAGGAAGTTCACTTGTTGTAGTTATTGTTGTATTTACAATTGTAATTGTGCTTGGAACTTCTATTTTAAGTGTTGCATCTTATAGTTATCATAATTCTATATATTATCATCAAAAGCAGCAAGCTGAACTGACTGCAAGAAGTGTTATGGATTCAGTTTTAGCTCAGTTAGAGAATACTGCCACTTGTGCTCCAATTTCGCAAAAACTTCAAAGCAACCCAGGAACGGCTATAGAAGCTAAAGTTGATGGAGTAATTGTTAATGGTGTAACAGATAACAATATGGGATGCGCAGATGTTACAATGCAATTTGATGCTGCAACAAAGAAAGTAAAAATTGTTGTATTGGCAAAAGTGAATGATGTAAGTTCAAAACTACAAGTTTTGTTAAAGCAAGAAGATAGTATGATAGATCCAACAAAATTCGTTTTATTTTCAACATATAACTCATTGCTTGGTAGAGGCATAACAATAAATGGTAATGTTTTGTTTAGCGGATCAACACATATTAACTCATCTATTATCAACGGTAATTTGCTTAATGTTGGTGGATTTATGATGTCTAATTCAACTCTAAACGGTTATGCAACCGTAAAAAATAGTTATAGCAATATAATGATGTCTTCTAGTAAAATTAACGGTAAATTCTTTACGGATCTTACGATTGCAAGCAGTGGATATGGTAGTTCAAATTTTCCTATAAACTCTGTTAATCCACCAATTACAACCCCATCTGCAATTAAAGAAAGCTTTGGAATGACCGAAAGTGAAGTTGGGATAGATGATGCAATTGCACCTGAAATCAGAACAATAGGTCAAAACTATATTACTTTTGTTCCATATACTTATGCAAATTTATATGATGGTACTCGAATTGATTACTTGAACCAAGAAGTTTTACTAGTGAATGGCACCTTAATAGATTTTAAAGATTCACATAATAAAGGCAACGTAAATTTTGGAAATGGATATAAGGCGAATTTTGATAATAAAACTTTTATTACAAAAGAAAAAAATATATTTGATTTCAAAGTAAATAAGCTATTCTTTAATAATGCCGATGGGTCTGTAAAAGCTTCTGTATCAATGTCAAATTATATTTGTGGCGAAAAATCTTTTTCTTTAAATGATGTATGCATAAGCTCTGATGGAAGCTATATGATAAAGCCAAAAAGACTCACGGATTTGGCAAGTACACATAATATTACTTCAAGTTGTGCAATAAAAAGAAATATTACTGGAACGAATATTATTGATACAACAAGTGGAGATATCAAGATATTTGCAGATGATGGTATGAGTTTTGCAGCAAATTCAAAATTAAAAATTGTTGGGCCTAATAATGTATATATTTTTTTAGGTAACAAACCTGTTCCAGCTGGCGAAGCAACAGTTCAAGTTGAAAATAACAGCTATATTGGAGAAATTAGTGGTGAAGATCCAGCCAATCCAGAGAAAACGCAGACACAATTATATATTATTGGTGCTGACAATATGACTATGGATTTAAGTGGAACCGCAAGATTTAAAGGAGTAGCTTATTTTCCGGGACAATTCTCAAATTATCAAGAGCGAGGTGCAATTGCTTGTTCCAATTTTAAAATACAGGGTAGCATTGTAGCCGGTAGTGTAACTTTAACAAATGGGAACCGATACCAATATGTACCCAATAAAAAAGATCCGTTTTTTATTTCTGCTTTAAGGCGAGATAAATATTTTATGAAGGTAGATCCCAACAAAGCTAGCTGGGTTGTTGATAAGTATGGTAAATAG